The stretch of DNA TTAGTCTTATTCCTATCGGCATAAATGAAAGACATCTTGATGCTTATGAAAAACTTCAAATTGAAGCCGGAAATGATTACTTAACAAATATCTATATCCAGGATTCATGGAGCTGGGTTGTAATCGGCCATAAGTATTCGACAACTTTAACAGCAGATGCTTATCCCGAAAAATCAAACCAACTTTCGGAAGTCATGTCCGGTAAGGCTCTTACTGATAAGCTAAATAAGTTGAAGATATTACGTGAAAGTAACACCATATCAGAAATAGAATATGAGCAGGCAAAGCAACGCGTTTTAAATAATATCGAATAAATTGAGATGTGGTTTATCATGTTCGCAAAAATCAAAATACTAATGATTGTATTATTATTTTTTTCTGTTGCTGTGTCAGCCAATGCTGACTTCTCAGACAATTTTGACAGCGAGAGTTATACCAGTGCCCATTGGGACGTATTACTTGATTCGTGGGATCATATTGCTCTGGGTAGTCCTGACCTCGGTTATCATGGCATCAACAATACCCCCGGGAATCCAGCTGCTGCATCCTTTGCTAATAACCAACAATATTATTCACAGGCAAATCTCTCAGTACAAAGCCTTTTGCGACTTGACGGTAATGAAGCAGAGAAAAAGAACACCAGCTCCGGATTTATTTTCATTTCCGGTTCTGTGCCATCATCAGATT from Pseudomonadota bacterium encodes:
- a CDS encoding SHOCT domain-containing protein, which codes for MNIKTTLVTILLSAFVFGCAGTPVHFSDAPLDKLDLSRGRKVTAKAAGIHLFSLIPIGINERHLDAYEKLQIEAGNDYLTNIYIQDSWSWVVIGHKYSTTLTADAYPEKSNQLSEVMSGKALTDKLNKLKILRESNTISEIEYEQAKQRVLNNIE